The sequence TCCGAGATGCGCTTGAGCGGCGCGAGGCCGAAGCGGACCTGGAACACCGTGGTCAAGAGCAGCACGATGCCGAGCGCGGTGAAGGTGCCGCCGAGATAGTAGTCGAAGCTCCGTGTCTCGTCGAAGATCTCGGTGTCGTCACCGGCGACGCTGACCAGATATTTGCCGTCGGCGCCGAGATCCACCGGCCGCTCCACCATCCGCAAATTCTGCCCTTCGGGCCCGTCGACATAGCCGAGCCGGATGCCGGCGGCGGTGAGCTCGGCGCCCTGCTCCTCCAGCTTCGGCAGCTTCTTGTCCCACAGCGAGCGCGAGGAGCGCACCTCCGGCTTCTCCGTGTCGGTGCGCGTGATCTGCCAGTACCAGCCGGACAGCGGCAGCTCGAACAGCGGCTCGCCAAGCGACTGAAACTGGCGGTCCGGCGGCTCGTCCGGGGTGGCGACTTCAGCAATGAGGGTGCGCAGATAGAGATTGAGCCGGCGGTCGAAAGCGCGCTCGGTGGCGTTCTTGTAGACCGACGACAGCACCACGCCGGTGATGGCCAGGATCACCACGAGCCAGGCGGTCGCCGACAGGAACAGGCGATTGGCAAGTGAGCTAGCAGCCATCGGCAGGGTCCCGGCGGGCGCAGGATATCAGGGCGTCGGAGGTCATGACCGGACCAAGGGCCCTGTTCGGCCTCCCGTCAAGCCCGCTTCAAGCGCCGGGTGCGGGCGGTGGGGTCAGGAGATAGCCGAGGCCGCGGACGGTCTGGATGATGTCGACGTCGAGCTTCTTGCGGATGCGGCCGACGAACACCTCGATCGTATTCGAGTCGCGGTCGAAGTCCTGGTCGTAGAGGTGCTCGACCAGCTCGGTGCGCGAAACGACGCGTCCGGAATGGTGCATCAGGTAGGCCAGAAGCCGATATTCGTGCGACGTCATCTTGACGGGATTGCCCGAGACGCTGACCCGGCCGGTCCTTGTGTCGAGGGTAACAGGGCCGCAGCTCAGCTCGCTCTGGGCATGACCGGTGGAGCGGCGCAGCAGCGCGCGGATGCGGGCCAGCACCTCCTCCAGATGGAACGGCTTCGGGACATAGTCGTCGGCGCCGGCGTCGAAGCCCTGCACCTTGTCGCTCCAGCGGTCGCGTGCGGTCAGGATCAGGACCGGCATGGTGCGGCCGTTGCGGCGCCAGGCCTCCAGCACCGAGATGCCGTCCTTCTTCGGCAGGCCGATGTCGAGCACGACGGCATCGTACGGCTCGTTGTCGCCGAGATAGTGCCCCTCCTCCCCGTCGAAGGCGCGGTCGACGACATAGCCGGCGTCCGTCAGCGCTTTGGTGAGCTGGCGATTGAGATCGGGGTCGTCCTCAACAACGAGCAGGCGCACGCTTCTCTCCAGAAATAGACCGCATGAACACCGCTCCAGATGAGCAATTCCGGCGTGAACTGAATATGAACGCTGGGAACCGCCGACGTTACTTTTTGGTCATATACGACCTGTTGTCCGCCAACGCGACTGCGCCCGCCAGTCAACCGGACGAGCCGGCGGCCTGGCGGGCGCAATGTGCCGCGTTGCGCGGCGCTTAGGAAGGGCCCGGAGCGTTCCGGTCGGGGCCGTCAGGTCCGGAAGAACACGAACCAGATGACGGCGAGGATCAGGATCGCCAGCCCGGTCGAGATGGCGAGCAGCGCCGCCACCGAAGGGCCGGGCTCGCCCTGACGCGCCTCGGTCGGAGTTTCGACGATCTGGCGCTGCTGTCGCGTGGTTGCCATGATGCCCTCAATCTCTGGATGCTGCCCCGGTGGCCGCGACCTCCTCGCAGCCTTGTGTCCTAAGCCAACGCCCGATCCGATATGATGTTCCGGCTTTTGCCATCCGATCGGGCAGCAACCACGCGCCCGGCGATCGGTTAACGCAGTTGCAAGATTCCGCGCCGAGCCGTGTATGATTCGGTGTTCCCCGATGGTATTCTCATAAGTCTGTCCCCTGTTGCGTTTGGAGTAGCCCATGGCCCCCCGCGCCAATTGGAAGGGTTTTCTGCGTTTGTCGCTCGTGACCTGCCCGGTCGCGCTCTATCCGGCCACTTCGGATACCGAGAAGGTCTCGTTCAACCAGATCAACCGCAAGACCGGTCACCGGATCAAGTACCTCAAGGTCGACGCCGAGACCGGTGACGAGGTCACGTCCGAGGACATCGTCAAGGGCTACAAGGTCGACACCGACACCTATATCGAGGTCACCAAGGACGAGCTCGACGACATCGCGCTCGACTCCACGCACACGATCGAGATCGACGAGTTCGTGCCGAGAACCGACATCGACAGCCGCTACCTGATCCGCCCCTACTACCTCGTGCCGGACGGAAAGGTCGGCCACGACGCCTTTGCGGTGATCCGCGAGACCATCCGCAGCATGGACAAGGTCGCGATCGGCCGCGTGGTGCTGACCAACCGCGAGCACATCATCGCGCTGGAGCCGCTCGAGAGCGGCCTGATGGGCACGCTGCTGCGCTACCCCTACGAGGTGCGCAGCGAGCAGGAATACTTCGACGACATCCAGGACGTGAAGCTGACCAAGGACATGCTCGACCTTGCAAAGCACATCGTCGAGAAGAAGTCCGGCGCGTTCGAGCCCGAGCTGTTCGAGGATCACTACGAGACCGCGCTGATCGATCTCATCAACAAGAAGCGCAGCGGCATGCCCATCACCGCGAAGGCGGCGCCGAAGACGGGCGGCAACGTCATCAACCTGATGGACGCTCTGAAGAAGAGCCTCGCGAGCGAGAAGGAAGCGGCGCCTGTGGCGAGGGTCGCCAAGGAGGCCGTCAAGGGCAAGAAGCCGAAGAAGCGCGTCGAGGGCCAGCGCGAGATGCTGCTGCCTATCGCCGGCAAGGGCGGCAAGGACGCCGCGGCCAAGGCGGCTCCCAAGGACGCCCCGAAGAAGGCCGAGAAGCCGGTGCGCGCACCTGCGCGGGCGAAGAAGGCCAGCTAGCAGCACCAGACCTGTCGATCGCGCCGTGATGTCCCTCCCCTCCGGTCGGCCGGCCTGACATGCCCTGGTCGGCGGCGTTCGACGATCCGATTCCGCTCTCCAATGGGCGCAGGCTGCGGACGCTGCAGGAAGCGGCCGACCACATCATGCAGCTGCCCGAGGATGCGCAGCACGCCAGCCACTGGCAAACCGCGATCGAGACTCTGATCAACGCGGCAGAAACGGGCGGCGGCTGGATGATGTTCGCCCGCATCGCGATGCTGCGGGCACTGAATGCGGACGCACGCCGTAAATAGCCTCAACAATCCGTTAAGCCGCGCCGGTCTTTCCGGCACGCTTGCGCGCCGCCACGTAGTCCTACGGAAGACAAAATTAACCGTCGATTCCCGTTGCGCAGGACAAGGTCGCGCCGTCGATGGAAGC is a genomic window of Bradyrhizobium sp. CB1717 containing:
- a CDS encoding response regulator transcription factor; this translates as MRLLVVEDDPDLNRQLTKALTDAGYVVDRAFDGEEGHYLGDNEPYDAVVLDIGLPKKDGISVLEAWRRNGRTMPVLILTARDRWSDKVQGFDAGADDYVPKPFHLEEVLARIRALLRRSTGHAQSELSCGPVTLDTRTGRVSVSGNPVKMTSHEYRLLAYLMHHSGRVVSRTELVEHLYDQDFDRDSNTIEVFVGRIRKKLDVDIIQTVRGLGYLLTPPPAPGA
- a CDS encoding Ku protein, with translation MAPRANWKGFLRLSLVTCPVALYPATSDTEKVSFNQINRKTGHRIKYLKVDAETGDEVTSEDIVKGYKVDTDTYIEVTKDELDDIALDSTHTIEIDEFVPRTDIDSRYLIRPYYLVPDGKVGHDAFAVIRETIRSMDKVAIGRVVLTNREHIIALEPLESGLMGTLLRYPYEVRSEQEYFDDIQDVKLTKDMLDLAKHIVEKKSGAFEPELFEDHYETALIDLINKKRSGMPITAKAAPKTGGNVINLMDALKKSLASEKEAAPVARVAKEAVKGKKPKKRVEGQREMLLPIAGKGGKDAAAKAAPKDAPKKAEKPVRAPARAKKAS